One part of the Meiothermus sp. CFH 77666 genome encodes these proteins:
- a CDS encoding ATP-binding protein, which produces MSVLDLLDECIQLSRPMAEGRGIKFVLNNTSDFKTPVLADRQRLKQVFLNLLSNAIRYNREGGKVTLDCSPLPESFRINIRDTGFGIAPEMMSRLFTPFDRLGVQNVEGTGLGLALSKRLIEAMGGRLGVDSVVNQGSNFWVELPKAQMSMPMLEQSSVDAGVPGSLSTNRFSVLYIEDNLSNLRLVEHILMRFGNPEVITTMQGSLGLELAREHRPNLILLDLHLPDMQGKDVLLRLKSDARTRDIPVVILSADASPQQIEYLLAQGASAYITKPLEVSYLLDVLNKTLS; this is translated from the coding sequence ATGTCGGTACTGGATTTACTGGATGAATGCATTCAGCTTAGTCGGCCTATGGCAGAAGGGCGAGGAATTAAGTTTGTCCTGAACAACACTTCAGACTTCAAGACGCCGGTACTCGCTGATCGACAGCGGCTTAAGCAGGTATTCTTAAATCTGCTTTCCAACGCCATTAGGTACAACCGTGAGGGTGGAAAGGTTACGCTGGACTGTTCCCCTTTGCCGGAGAGTTTTCGCATAAACATTCGAGATACCGGGTTTGGGATCGCCCCCGAGATGATGAGCCGGTTGTTCACCCCTTTTGACAGACTTGGCGTCCAGAACGTTGAGGGTACAGGCTTGGGTCTGGCGCTCTCGAAGCGCCTGATCGAAGCGATGGGAGGACGCCTGGGTGTAGATAGTGTAGTAAATCAGGGAAGTAATTTCTGGGTCGAGCTCCCCAAGGCTCAAATGAGCATGCCAATGCTCGAACAAAGTTCTGTTGATGCCGGCGTTCCTGGGAGTCTTTCTACAAATCGCTTTTCAGTATTGTACATTGAGGACAATCTCTCTAATTTGCGTCTCGTAGAACATATACTGATGCGATTTGGAAACCCGGAAGTGATAACCACCATGCAAGGCAGTTTGGGTTTGGAGCTCGCCAGGGAACATCGGCCAAATTTGATCTTACTCGATCTTCATCTACCGGATATGCAGGGGAAGGATGTGTTATTGCGTCTCAAGAGCGATGCCCGCACACGAGATATCCCGGTAGTCATCCTGAGCGCAGATGCTTCACCCCAGCAAATCGAATACCTGTTAGCTCAGGGCGCTAGCGCCTATATAACAAAACCCCTCGAGGTCTCTTATCTCCTAGATGTGCTGAATAAAACGCTGAGTTGA
- a CDS encoding acyl-CoA thioesterase, giving the protein MKETRTVHLVRPGDCNHYGSLFGGTAMAWMDEAAFVAATRHARAKVVTVHADAMDFRHPVPQGSIVELVASVKAVGRSSMRLEVEMWVEPLEREERTLACRAGFVMVAVGHEGMPTEVPPPS; this is encoded by the coding sequence ATGAAGGAGACCCGCACTGTACACCTGGTGCGCCCTGGCGACTGCAACCACTACGGCAGCCTTTTCGGCGGCACGGCCATGGCCTGGATGGACGAGGCGGCCTTTGTGGCCGCCACCCGGCACGCCCGGGCCAAGGTGGTCACTGTTCATGCCGACGCCATGGACTTCCGTCACCCGGTGCCCCAGGGCTCGATCGTGGAGCTGGTGGCCTCGGTCAAGGCGGTGGGCAGAAGCTCCATGCGGCTCGAGGTGGAGATGTGGGTGGAGCCCTTGGAGCGCGAGGAACGTACCCTGGCCTGCCGAGCGGGGTTTGTGATGGTGGCGGTGGGGCATGAGGGTATGCCAACGGAAGTGCCTCCACCTTCGTGA